One window of the Eucalyptus grandis isolate ANBG69807.140 chromosome 8, ASM1654582v1, whole genome shotgun sequence genome contains the following:
- the LOC120287831 gene encoding adenosylhomocysteinase 1-like, translating to MALSVERAAGRREYKVKDMSQADFGRLQIELAEDQMPALMSCRPVFGPSQPLKGARITGSLHVTPQTAVLIETLTTMGAMVRWCSSNTFSTPDHAAAAIACDSAAVFAWKGETLQGYWRCMEHALDWGPSGGPDLIISDGGDAILLIHEGIKAEEAYESTGNLPDPASTDNPELQIVLNIIRDGLETNPKRYHKMKGRLVGVSEGAAAAVERLHRMQANGTLLFPVINVNDSVIIKTKFQNLCGCRPSRPDGLMTAIDVKIAGKVLVVCGYGNVGKDHAAALKEAGARVIVTEIDPIRALQALMKSIQVLTLEDVVSQADIFVVTAGGSKGIITVDHMRKMKNNAIVCNTGPFDKAIDMPGLESFPGVKRITFNPQTDRWVFPDTESGVIVLAEGRLVNLGCTISHPSSVMSTCSFTNQAMAQLELWMERDTGKYEKKVYALPKHLDEKVASLHLAKLGAKLTKLSKEHAD from the exons atGGCCTTGTCTGTGGAGAGAGCCGCCGGCCGCCGCGAGTACAAGGTCAAGGACATGTCGCAGGCCGACTTCGGCCGCCTCCAGATCGAGCTCGCGGAGGACCAAATGCCCGCCCTCATGTCCTGCCGCCCGGTGTTCGGCCCCTCGCAGCCCCTCAAGGGCGCGAGGATCACCGGCTCCCTCCACGTCACCCCCCAGACCGCCGTCCTCATCGAGACCCTCACCACCATGGGCGCCATGGTCCGCTGGTGCTCGAGCAACACCTTCTCCACCCCGGACCACGCGGCAGCCGCCATCGCCTGCGACTCCGCTGCCGTGTTCGCCTGGAAGGGCGAGACCCTCCAGGGCTACTGGCGGTGCATGGAGCATGCTCTCGACTGGGGCCCTAGTGGCGGCCCCGACCTAATCATCAGCGACGGGGGTGACGCCATCCTCCTCATCCATGAGGGCATCAAGGCGGAGGAGGCCTACGAGAGCACTGGGAATCTCCCCGACCCGGCGTCCACTGACAACCCGGAGTTGCAGATCGTGCTGAACATAATCAGGGATGGGTTGGAGACCAATCCGAAGAGGTATCACAAGATGAAGGGGAGACTTGTCGGAGTCTCGGAGGGGGCCGCCGCTGCTGTCGAGAGGCTGCACCGGATGCAGGCCAACGGGACTCTCTTATTCCCCGTCATTAATGTCAACGACTCTGTCATCATCAAGACCAAG TTTCAAAACTTGTGCGGTTGCCGCCCCTCCAGGCCGGACGGTCTAATGACGGCCATCGACGTCAAGATCGCTGGTAAAGTTCTCGTGGTCTGTGGATATGGAAACGTGGGCAAGGACCACGCTGCTGCCCTCAAGGAGGCCGGTGCTCGCGTCATCGTGACCGAAATCGATCCTATTCGTGCTCTCCAAGCTCTCATGAAAAGTATCCAGGTCCTAACCCTGGAGGATGTTGTCTCCCAGGCTGACATCTTTGTCGTCACTGCCGGCGGCAGCAAGGGCATCATCACGGTCGACCacatgaggaagatgaagaacaaCGCCATCGTCTGCAACACCGGTCCCTTCGATAAGGCGATCGACATGCCTGGCCTTGAGAGCTTCCCGGGCGTGAAGCGCATCACCTTCAATCCCCAGACGGACAGGTGGGTCTTCCCCGATACCGAGTCGGGCGTCATTGTCTTGGCGGAGGGACGCCTCGTTAACTTGGGTTGCACCATCAGCCACCCTAGCTCGGTGATGTCTACCTGCTCCTTCACGAACCAGGCGATGGCCCAGCTCGAGCTGTGGATGGAAAGGGACACCGGCAAGTATGAGAAGAAGGTCTACGCCTTGCCCAAGCATCTGGACGAGAAGGTGGCCAGTCTTCACCTCGCCAAGCTCGGCGCTAAGCTTACCAAGCTTAGCAAGGAGCATGCCGACTAG
- the LOC120287275 gene encoding uncharacterized protein LOC120287275, with amino-acid sequence MTKLTDEVPHQDQGENSTIASLLENLTMKLTRILTQSSTQVSTQSQEPSIAQISVKLDGSNNGLWSQVVEMFISGKDKLGYINGDLPQPSPTDPQFRKWKTEDAIVKGWLINSMDLALIGNFIHFPNVKMVWDSIATTFFDGSDASQVYDLKRHGVEWNVQNVEAAHFLALLVLREMAFDELLAKKSLGKWVKNLL; translated from the exons ATGACAAAGCTAACAGATGAGGTACCTCATCAAGACCAAGGAGAGAACTCAACAATTGCTTCTCTTCTAGAGAATCTTACGATGAAGCTGACACGGATTTTGACTCAGAGTTCAACTCAGGTATCAACACAATCCCAGGAGCCATCCATTGCACAAATCTCAGTCAAATTGGATGGATCAAATAATGGATTGTGGTCTCAAGTGGTGGAGATGTTCATCTCCGGTAAAGACAAGTTGGGTTATATTAATGGTGATCTCCCTCAACCCTCACCTACCGATCCTCAATTTCGAAAGTGGAAGACTGAGGATGCGATTGTGAAGGGGTGGCTAATCAACTCGATGGATCTTGCATTAATAGGAAATTTTATTCACTTCCCAAATGTGAAGATGGTATGGGACTCTATTGCAACAACCTTCTTTGATGGAAGTGATGCCTCCCAAGTTTATGACTTGAAGAGGCAT GGGGTCGAGTGGAACGTCCAGAACGTCGAGGCTGCTCACTTCTTGGCTCTATTGGTATTGCGGGAGATGGCTTTTGATGAATTGTTGGCGAAGAAGTCATTGGGGAAATGGGTGAAGAATCTTCTTTAG